A single Antechinus flavipes isolate AdamAnt ecotype Samford, QLD, Australia chromosome 5, AdamAnt_v2, whole genome shotgun sequence DNA region contains:
- the AKR1D1 gene encoding aldo-keto reductase family 1 member D1, translated as MNQTASDHRIPLNDGNSIPVIGLGTYSEKSYLCIYFKNKKPLFKNKRKEITNLESSLIHLFFPLLLFQSIRNLSHESVKIAIDVGYRHFDCALMYGNECDVGSAIKEKIAEGKVKREDVFFCGKLWPTYFSPEMVRPILEKTLNDLQIDYIDLYLIETPMALKPGNDLFPRDEKGNWLFHNINLCHTWEALEACKDSGLVKSLGVSNFNRRQLELILNKPGLKYKPVCNQVECHPYFIQTKLLKFCQSHDIVIVAYSPLGTNRDPTWVNTDYPPLLEDPLLISLGKKYNKTAAQIALRFNIQRGMVVIPRSFNPKRIKENFQIFDFSLTNEEIKNIEALNKNSRFVQLLMWSEHPEYPFHDEY; from the exons agctatctatgcatatattttaaaaataaaaagccattgtttaaaaataaaagaaaagaaataactaaTTTAGAGTCAAGTctaattcaccttttttttcccctcttgttaTTTCAGAGCATTAGAAATTTAAGCCATGAGTCTGTTAAGATTGCCATTGATGTTGGGTACCGCCATTTTGATTGTGCCCTCATGTATGGCAATGAATGCGATGTGGGAAGTgcaatcaaagagaaaattgctGAAGGAAAAGTGAAACGAGAAGACGTCTTCTTCTGTGGCAAA tTATGGCCTACTTACTTTAGCCCAGAGATGGTACGACCAATTCTAGAGAAGACACTCAACGATCTTCAAATCGATTATATTGATCTTTACCTCATAGAGACACCAATGGCTTTAAAG ccTGGAAATGACCTTTTTCCTCGGGATGAAAAGGGTAATTGGTTGTTCCATAACATAAATTTGTGTCACACCTGGGAG GCTCTGGAAGCTTGCAAAGACAGTGGCTTAGTGAAGTCCCTTGGAGTATCTAATTTCAATAGAAGACAGCTGGAACTCATTCTGAATAAGCCAGGACTCAAGTATAAGCCAGTCTGCAACCAG GTTGAATGCCATCCATACTTCATCCAGACAAAGCTCTTGAAATTTTGTCAAAGCCATGATATTGTCATTGTGGCATATAGCCCTTTGGGGACCAATAGAGACCCAACATG GGTGAACACAGATTATCCTCCCTTGCTGGAAGACCCTTTGCTAATCTCCTTGGgtaaaaaatacaataagacaGCAGCACAAATTGCTCTACGTTTCAATATACAACGAGGGATGGTTGTCATTCCAAGAAGTTTTAATcctaaaaggataaaagaaaacttCCAG ATCTTTGACTTCTCACttactaatgaagaaataaagaacattgAAGCCTTGAATAAAAATAGTCGCTTTGTGCAACTGCTCAT gtgGAGTGAACATCCTGAATATCCTTTTCATGATGAATACTGA